The Nitrospiraceae bacterium genome has a window encoding:
- a CDS encoding DsbA family protein: MNLRRSASVATLFTLMLGLTSLPAVAAEPDLDAATKQSLEQAIEQYIRTHPEVIEQSLQALEARREAEERAKQKAALATHQQELVSDPSSPISGNASGNITLVEFFDYRCGYCKRAAGAVTQLQKEDSRVRVVYKDFPILGEASELAAKAALASKAQGKHQAFHEALLASKGEMTKESIFAIAKEVGLDTNRLDADMRNPEWQQVIERNRALARSLGINGTPGFIVGTELVPGALDLNGLKELIARAGSKP; this comes from the coding sequence TCTGCCAGTGTTGCCACTCTCTTCACCCTGATGTTGGGTTTGACCTCGCTGCCCGCTGTGGCCGCTGAGCCGGACCTCGATGCTGCGACGAAGCAATCCTTGGAACAAGCGATCGAGCAGTACATCCGCACCCATCCGGAGGTCATCGAACAGTCGTTGCAAGCGCTGGAGGCCAGACGCGAAGCGGAAGAACGGGCCAAGCAAAAGGCCGCGCTTGCGACGCATCAGCAGGAACTCGTCAGCGATCCATCCTCGCCCATCAGCGGCAATGCGTCCGGGAACATTACGCTCGTGGAGTTCTTCGACTACCGCTGCGGCTACTGCAAGCGGGCAGCAGGCGCCGTCACCCAATTGCAGAAGGAAGATTCCCGCGTGCGCGTCGTCTATAAGGATTTCCCCATTCTCGGCGAAGCCTCCGAGCTGGCCGCCAAAGCAGCCCTCGCGTCAAAAGCCCAAGGCAAGCATCAAGCCTTCCACGAGGCCTTGCTGGCTTCGAAAGGCGAGATGACGAAGGAATCGATCTTCGCGATCGCAAAGGAAGTCGGGCTCGACACGAATCGTCTCGACGCCGACATGCGCAACCCTGAATGGCAACAGGTCATCGAACGGAATCGCGCCCTGGCGCGCAGCCTCGGCATCAACGGGACACCGGGATTCATCGTCGGCACGGAATTGGTGCCTGGTGCTTTGGACTTGAACGGATTGAAAGAACTGATCGCGCGGGCGGGAAGCAAGCCATAA